A DNA window from Hymenobacter aquaticus contains the following coding sequences:
- a CDS encoding heavy-metal-associated domain-containing protein encodes MSTLKFKTSINCANCLRAVTPFLDAEASVEKWSVDTTNPDKILTVEGENPIPELIMKSVAQAGFDIEPVQ; translated from the coding sequence ATGTCAACCCTGAAATTCAAAACCAGCATCAACTGCGCCAACTGCCTGCGCGCCGTCACGCCCTTCCTCGACGCCGAAGCCAGCGTGGAGAAGTGGAGCGTAGATACCACCAACCCCGACAAAATCCTGACCGTGGAAGGCGAAAACCCGATTCCTGAGCTGATTATGAAATCGGTGGCCCAGGCCGGGTTTGATATTGAACCAGTTCAATAA
- a CDS encoding DUF4240 domain-containing protein produces the protein MPLSRMTHPEFWQLIAASRAAAAGNQTAQADFLSEQLATLEPAQIIEFECRLRENLREADDYGILAALKIMDGYVSDDSYLYFRAWLVGQGEAVFRSALQQADSLAQVAQEGYQEFENLLYVATEAFGRRTGRPAEDESFPRSVAAERGLDYDLGSETKGTDWREEQLPKLLPRLWKKFGG, from the coding sequence GTGCCCCTCTCTCGTATGACCCACCCCGAGTTCTGGCAGCTGATTGCCGCTTCGCGCGCCGCTGCCGCCGGCAACCAAACCGCCCAGGCCGATTTTCTGTCGGAGCAGCTGGCCACTTTGGAGCCGGCGCAGATTATCGAGTTTGAGTGCCGGCTGCGGGAAAACCTGCGGGAAGCCGATGACTACGGCATTTTGGCCGCCTTGAAAATCATGGACGGCTACGTGTCGGACGACTCCTACCTGTACTTCCGCGCCTGGCTGGTGGGGCAGGGTGAAGCCGTGTTCCGCAGCGCCTTACAGCAGGCCGACAGCCTGGCCCAAGTGGCGCAGGAAGGGTATCAGGAGTTTGAAAACCTGCTCTACGTAGCCACCGAAGCCTTCGGGCGGCGCACCGGCCGGCCGGCCGAAGACGAATCCTTCCCGCGCAGCGTCGCCGCCGAGCGGGGCCTGGACTACGACCTGGGCTCCGAAACCAAAGGCACCGACTGGCGCGAAGAGCAGCTGCCCAAGCTGCTGCCGCGCCTATGGAAGAAGTTCGGAGGATAA
- a CDS encoding GNAT family N-acetyltransferase, which produces MIKLARMQPEEGACFYPWIADPEVVHYSLSAFQTMKTTAQIDHWFAATLRDEKSLNLGIYLQETNTLIGYAGLSNLSATNQSGEYFILIGEKAYWGKGVGTEVTKQVLTLGFTVHQLNRIMLTVSESNLGGVKAYTKAGFVVEGRLRAACCRNGLFHDKIVMSVLKAEWQQ; this is translated from the coding sequence ATGATAAAGCTCGCCCGCATGCAGCCGGAAGAAGGTGCTTGCTTCTACCCCTGGATTGCCGACCCCGAAGTCGTGCACTATTCGTTGTCCGCTTTCCAGACGATGAAGACGACGGCGCAGATTGACCACTGGTTCGCGGCGACCTTACGGGATGAGAAAAGCCTGAACCTGGGTATTTATCTGCAAGAGACCAACACGTTGATTGGCTATGCGGGCCTTTCGAATCTTTCGGCTACCAACCAGTCGGGCGAATACTTCATCCTGATTGGCGAAAAAGCCTACTGGGGCAAGGGAGTAGGCACAGAGGTGACGAAACAGGTGCTCACCCTAGGCTTTACGGTGCACCAGCTCAACCGCATCATGCTCACGGTTTCCGAATCGAATCTGGGTGGCGTAAAAGCCTACACCAAGGCCGGTTTTGTGGTGGAGGGACGCCTGCGGGCGGCCTGCTGCCGCAACGGCCTGTTCCACGATAAAATCGTGATGTCGGTGCTAAAGGCAGAATGGCAACAGTGA
- a CDS encoding nicotinate phosphoribosyltransferase has product MPNAPENTPLSSLYSSSLSLVTDLYQLTMSYGYWKQGLQDREAVFHLYFRRPPFGGGYAVCAGLAYAADWLNNLRFSAEDLTYLGSLRGSKGTPMFPQEFLDYLRELRFTCDVDAIAEGTVVFANEPLMRIKGPLLQAQLLETALLTLVNFQTLIATKAARIREAAGDDQVFEFGLRRAQGFDGGLGASRAAYLGGADGTSNMLAGQHFGIPVRGTHAHSWVMSFGQEEEAFEAYADAFPDDSVFLVDTYDTLEGVRRAISVARRMREKGHELGGIRLDSGDLAYLSREARALLNEAGFPKTRIVASNDLDENLIVSLKQQGARIDTWGIGTKLVTAYDQPALGGVYKLAALRRADDSGWEYTVKISEQLAKTSIPGILQVRRYETEKGQPRADMLYNSAEPLPEHLTIVDPVDPTRRRPIRSTQFRELLEPVFRGGELVATLPTLQQSRAHAQREVQSLDPSIRRFLNPHVYPVGLEESLNTFRTNLILEKRPQRPA; this is encoded by the coding sequence ATGCCTAACGCCCCGGAAAACACCCCGCTATCCAGCCTGTATTCTTCCTCGCTGAGCTTAGTTACCGACCTCTACCAACTCACGATGAGCTACGGCTACTGGAAACAGGGCCTGCAAGACCGGGAAGCCGTGTTTCACCTGTACTTCCGGCGCCCGCCCTTTGGCGGCGGCTACGCCGTGTGCGCGGGCCTGGCCTACGCCGCCGACTGGCTGAACAACCTGCGCTTTTCGGCCGAGGACCTGACCTACCTGGGCAGCCTGCGCGGCTCGAAGGGCACGCCGATGTTTCCGCAGGAGTTTCTGGACTATCTGCGCGAGCTGCGCTTCACCTGCGACGTGGACGCCATTGCCGAGGGCACCGTGGTATTTGCCAACGAGCCTTTGATGCGCATCAAAGGCCCGCTGCTGCAAGCCCAGCTGCTGGAAACGGCCCTGCTCACGCTGGTCAACTTCCAGACGCTGATTGCCACCAAGGCGGCCCGCATCCGGGAGGCCGCTGGCGACGACCAGGTGTTTGAGTTCGGGCTGCGCCGGGCCCAGGGCTTCGACGGGGGGCTGGGCGCGAGCCGGGCGGCCTACCTGGGCGGGGCCGACGGCACCTCCAACATGCTGGCCGGGCAGCACTTCGGCATTCCGGTGCGCGGCACCCACGCCCACAGCTGGGTGATGTCGTTTGGGCAGGAAGAAGAGGCCTTCGAAGCCTACGCCGACGCGTTTCCCGACGACTCCGTGTTTCTGGTTGATACCTACGACACGCTGGAAGGCGTGCGGCGGGCCATCAGCGTGGCGCGGCGCATGCGCGAAAAAGGCCACGAGCTGGGCGGCATCCGCCTCGACTCCGGCGACCTGGCCTACCTCAGCCGCGAGGCCCGGGCGTTGCTCAACGAAGCCGGCTTCCCCAAGACGCGCATCGTGGCCAGCAACGACCTCGACGAAAACCTCATCGTCAGCCTCAAGCAGCAGGGGGCCCGCATCGACACCTGGGGCATCGGCACCAAGCTGGTTACGGCCTACGACCAGCCCGCTTTGGGCGGCGTGTACAAGCTGGCCGCCCTGCGCCGGGCCGACGACTCGGGCTGGGAATACACGGTCAAAATATCGGAGCAGCTGGCCAAAACCAGCATTCCGGGCATTCTGCAGGTGCGGCGCTACGAAACCGAGAAAGGCCAGCCCCGGGCCGACATGCTCTACAACTCGGCCGAGCCCCTGCCCGAACACCTCACCATCGTGGACCCCGTGGACCCCACCCGCCGCCGGCCGATCCGCAGCACCCAGTTCCGGGAGTTGCTGGAGCCCGTGTTCCGGGGCGGCGAGCTGGTGGCAACCTTGCCCACGCTGCAGCAAAGCCGGGCCCACGCTCAGCGCGAGGTGCAGAGCCTCGACCCCAGCATCCGCCGCTTCCTGAACCCGCACGTGTACCCCGTGGGCCTGGAAGAGAGTCTGAACACCTTCCGTACCAACCTGATTCTGGAAAAACGCCCGCAGCGGCCAGCATAG
- a CDS encoding kelch repeat-containing protein, with protein MKKFLPALALVALAMPVTDSAWAQVTRIPGQLYPGSTPGAAATVTHASRMALPALPQARIQAPWTALASMSQIRGQHAAVALNGKIYVWGGYVGTYESATTEFSSLEIYNPATNTWSAGANYPTLVRGQAHTVGQDGLIYSFGNGFAGTDAYRYNPATNTWAAIAPQPTGTWEASAITAPDGKIYLFGGFTSNNPTSPITQIYNPATNTWASGASMTVGRHGHAGVLDAAGRVHIIGGTNSTNGGNTAITSHEIYTIATNTWSTGAALPVGINQPGAVLGADGKIYIIGGKQSYYNNATPFYATTYVYDLSTNSWSAGTSLPIVLGENRAVTIGGDIYTVGGCTGAAPSTTGTQQSVLYRTSVTNSYTWTGATSTNWNVASNWSGGVVPTATDNVTIPAGLSRYPSVSTPTAAASVVTVNGGASLSIADGGTLSVAGNFVNNGTFDAAGNATVSLTGSTAQTVGGTSMTQFRNLTVGAAGASLSGQVEIQRLLTLNGNLSTNGQRFLILSNNVGTAMVVNNGGVVTGSTVVQRYIDVASNAGFGYRHLAPAVSGATLSNLTIFPILPGAQPAGPIQFNAAYNSAAEPGLVTPYPTIFSYDQNRVGTVAGPAGFNQGWASPTAASQILTPTLGYTINEPAGNFFELTGTSLNTGNISRVGMGRVGQADGGWHLIGNPYPAPIDWNRVGRTNLDAAAYVYRSTGQYAGGYTSYVNGVGVNILPMGQAFFVRVSTVGASGSVNFTNASRETTFSDPAYSRPARTETRPLLQLTLQRQGATDATAQDDFYVYEETGATSGFDSAFDALKVQLNGGEQPSLYQLAGSEALAIQGLPADNAPRSLALGMYAAVGGSYTFVPAQLLNFATTEPLWLEDKLTGTWHDLRQGAYSVQLSQGPSTSRFVLHLHQARPLANGKANTWAGEVQLFPNPATGGAVTVAVSGVAGATAELTLLNGVGQRVWQHTAAITARELRGSVPVAGLAKGIYTLQVRSSAGLLTRKLVVQ; from the coding sequence ATGAAGAAATTTTTACCCGCTCTTGCGCTGGTGGCGTTGGCTATGCCCGTCACCGATTCCGCCTGGGCCCAAGTAACCCGGATTCCCGGGCAGCTTTACCCGGGCAGCACGCCGGGCGCAGCCGCTACGGTAACCCACGCCAGCCGCATGGCCTTGCCCGCGCTGCCCCAGGCCCGCATCCAGGCCCCTTGGACCGCCCTGGCCAGCATGAGCCAGATCCGGGGCCAGCACGCGGCCGTGGCCCTGAACGGCAAGATTTACGTGTGGGGCGGATACGTCGGGACCTACGAAAGTGCCACCACGGAATTTTCGAGCCTGGAAATCTATAACCCGGCGACCAACACCTGGAGCGCCGGGGCCAACTACCCGACGCTGGTGCGGGGCCAGGCGCATACCGTGGGCCAGGACGGGCTGATTTACAGCTTCGGCAATGGCTTCGCCGGCACCGACGCCTACCGCTACAACCCGGCCACAAACACCTGGGCCGCCATTGCGCCCCAGCCCACGGGCACCTGGGAAGCGTCGGCCATTACGGCTCCCGATGGAAAAATCTACCTGTTCGGGGGCTTCACGTCCAACAACCCTACTTCCCCCATTACCCAGATTTACAACCCGGCCACCAACACCTGGGCGTCGGGCGCCAGCATGACCGTGGGCCGGCATGGTCACGCGGGCGTGCTCGACGCGGCGGGCCGCGTGCACATCATTGGCGGTACCAACAGCACCAACGGCGGCAACACGGCCATAACGTCGCACGAAATCTACACCATTGCCACCAACACCTGGTCGACCGGGGCGGCGCTGCCCGTGGGCATCAACCAGCCCGGCGCCGTGCTGGGAGCCGATGGCAAAATCTATATTATCGGCGGCAAGCAGAGCTACTATAATAACGCGACGCCCTTCTATGCCACCACGTACGTCTACGACCTAAGCACGAACTCCTGGAGCGCGGGCACCAGCCTGCCCATCGTGCTGGGCGAAAACCGGGCAGTAACCATTGGGGGCGACATCTACACCGTGGGCGGCTGCACGGGCGCCGCTCCCTCGACGACTGGCACCCAGCAAAGCGTGCTCTACCGTACGAGCGTTACCAACAGCTACACCTGGACCGGCGCCACGTCCACCAACTGGAACGTGGCCTCCAACTGGTCGGGGGGCGTAGTGCCCACGGCCACCGACAACGTGACGATTCCGGCGGGCCTGTCGCGCTACCCCAGCGTGAGCACCCCGACGGCGGCGGCCAGCGTGGTAACCGTTAACGGTGGCGCCTCGCTGAGCATTGCCGATGGGGGCACGCTGAGCGTCGCGGGCAACTTCGTGAACAACGGTACTTTCGACGCCGCCGGCAACGCCACCGTGAGTTTGACGGGCAGCACCGCCCAAACGGTGGGCGGCACCAGCATGACGCAGTTTCGCAACCTGACGGTGGGCGCGGCCGGCGCTTCGCTGAGCGGGCAGGTGGAAATCCAGCGCCTGCTGACCCTGAACGGCAACCTGAGCACCAACGGCCAGCGCTTCCTGATCTTGTCCAACAACGTGGGCACGGCTATGGTCGTCAATAACGGCGGCGTGGTGACGGGCAGCACCGTGGTGCAGCGCTACATCGACGTGGCCAGCAACGCGGGCTTCGGCTACCGCCACCTCGCGCCGGCCGTCAGCGGGGCTACGCTCAGCAACCTGACCATCTTCCCCATTCTGCCGGGGGCGCAGCCGGCCGGACCCATCCAGTTCAACGCCGCCTACAACTCGGCCGCCGAGCCGGGCCTGGTAACGCCTTATCCCACGATTTTCTCCTACGACCAGAACCGGGTGGGCACCGTCGCGGGGCCGGCCGGCTTCAACCAGGGCTGGGCTTCCCCAACGGCCGCCAGCCAGATCCTGACCCCAACCCTGGGCTACACCATCAATGAGCCCGCCGGCAACTTCTTCGAGCTGACGGGAACCTCGCTGAACACGGGCAACATCAGCCGTGTCGGCATGGGGCGCGTCGGCCAGGCCGATGGCGGCTGGCACCTGATTGGCAACCCCTACCCGGCGCCTATCGACTGGAACCGCGTCGGGCGCACCAACCTCGACGCGGCGGCCTACGTGTACCGCTCGACCGGGCAGTACGCGGGCGGCTACACCAGCTACGTGAACGGCGTGGGCGTCAACATTCTGCCGATGGGCCAGGCATTCTTCGTGCGCGTATCGACCGTAGGCGCCAGCGGCAGCGTGAACTTCACCAATGCCTCCCGGGAAACTACCTTCTCGGACCCGGCCTACAGCCGCCCCGCCCGTACCGAAACCCGGCCGCTGCTGCAACTCACCCTGCAGCGCCAGGGCGCTACCGATGCCACCGCCCAGGACGATTTCTACGTGTATGAGGAAACCGGCGCTACTTCCGGCTTCGACTCGGCCTTCGACGCGCTGAAAGTGCAGCTCAACGGCGGCGAGCAGCCCAGCCTCTACCAGCTGGCCGGCTCCGAAGCCCTGGCTATTCAGGGCTTGCCGGCCGACAACGCCCCGCGCAGCCTCGCGCTGGGCATGTACGCGGCGGTTGGCGGCAGCTACACCTTCGTGCCGGCCCAGCTGCTGAACTTCGCAACCACTGAACCCCTGTGGCTCGAAGACAAGCTCACCGGCACCTGGCACGACCTGCGCCAGGGCGCCTACAGCGTGCAGCTGAGCCAGGGCCCGAGCACGTCGCGCTTCGTGCTGCACCTGCACC